The following proteins come from a genomic window of Spongiibacter tropicus DSM 19543:
- a CDS encoding DUF1249 domain-containing protein, which produces MKTSRYQINLNAHLADCEMNYLRLSKLLPEPLAAGQTLTIGLGAHALNIDVRECAPYTTFLEMRLAQASQQPWSSICLKVRMYHDAAMAEVSGAEGVHSLRQRYDYPNSKMFQQDEKAQLNRFLGEWLSLCLRHGHHSNIAVADILGETDKP; this is translated from the coding sequence GTGAAGACATCGCGCTATCAAATCAATCTCAACGCCCATCTCGCCGACTGTGAGATGAATTACCTGCGCTTGAGCAAACTGCTTCCCGAGCCGCTGGCGGCGGGTCAGACGCTGACGATCGGCCTGGGCGCTCACGCCCTGAATATCGATGTTCGCGAATGCGCCCCCTACACCACGTTTTTAGAAATGCGCCTCGCACAGGCCAGCCAGCAACCCTGGTCATCGATCTGCCTGAAGGTACGCATGTATCACGACGCAGCAATGGCCGAAGTCTCGGGGGCAGAAGGCGTACACAGTCTGCGCCAGCGCTACGACTACCCCAACAGCAAGATGTTTCAGCAGGATGAAAAGGCGCAGCTCAACCGATTCCTCGGCGAGTGGCTCAGCCTGTGCCTGCGCCACGGCCATCACAGCAACATCGCGGTAGCCGATATTCTGGGCGAAACGGACAAGCCCTGA
- the trxA gene encoding thioredoxin TrxA: protein MSDNIVHVTDSSFEEEVLKSELPVLVDFWAEWCGPCKMIAPVLDEISGDYAGKIKICKIDVDANSETPAKFSVRGIPTLMIFKGGNAEATKVGALSKTQLCDFIDSAL, encoded by the coding sequence ATGAGCGACAACATCGTTCACGTCACTGACAGCAGCTTCGAAGAAGAAGTGCTGAAGTCCGAGCTGCCGGTACTGGTAGATTTCTGGGCGGAGTGGTGTGGCCCCTGTAAGATGATCGCCCCGGTACTCGACGAGATCTCTGGCGACTACGCCGGCAAGATCAAGATCTGCAAGATCGACGTTGACGCCAACTCAGAAACCCCGGCGAAGTTCAGCGTACGTGGCATTCCCACGCTGATGATCTTCAAAGGCGGCAATGCCGAAGCGACCAAGGTCGGCGCCCTGTCCAAAACGCAACTCTGCGATTTCATCGACAGCGCACTGTAA
- the ubiD gene encoding 4-hydroxy-3-polyprenylbenzoate decarboxylase: protein MKHKDLRDFLRYLEKQGELKRIKHPVDPHLEMTEICDRVLRAGGPALLFENPTGYDVPVLANLFGTEKRVAMGMGQKDIDALHEVGELLAFLRQPDPPKGLRDAWSKLPVFKQVLNMGPKLVNKAVCQECVIEGDAVDLHRLPIQTCWPGDAAPLITWPLVITRGPNKERQNLGIYRMQLIGKNKLIMRWLSHRGGALDFQEFKAAHPGEKFPVSVALGADPATTLGAVTPVPDTLSEYAFAGLLRGEKTELVTSLSNDLQVPANSEYILEGYIDPEEMADEGPYGDHTGYYNEVDRFPVFTVTHISHRKQPIYHSTYTGRPPDEPAVLGVALNEVLVPLLRRQFPEIIDFYLPPEGCSYRMAVVTIKKQYPGHAKRVMFGVWSFLRQFMYTKFVIVCDDDVNARDWNDVIWAITTRMDPQRDTVLVENTPIDYLDFASPVSGLGSKMGMDATNKWPGETEREWGRPIEKDPEVVRRVDEIWSDLGL, encoded by the coding sequence ATGAAGCACAAAGACCTGCGCGATTTTCTTCGCTATCTGGAAAAACAGGGTGAGCTGAAACGCATCAAGCACCCTGTTGATCCCCATCTGGAAATGACTGAAATCTGCGACCGCGTGCTGCGCGCGGGCGGTCCTGCGCTGCTGTTTGAAAACCCCACAGGCTACGACGTGCCGGTACTGGCCAACCTGTTTGGCACCGAAAAGCGCGTGGCGATGGGCATGGGGCAGAAAGATATCGACGCGCTGCACGAGGTGGGCGAACTGCTCGCCTTTCTGCGTCAGCCTGATCCGCCCAAGGGCCTGCGCGATGCCTGGAGCAAACTGCCGGTGTTCAAGCAGGTGCTCAATATGGGGCCCAAGCTGGTCAACAAGGCGGTGTGTCAGGAATGCGTGATTGAGGGCGACGCCGTCGATCTGCATCGCCTTCCCATTCAAACCTGCTGGCCCGGCGACGCCGCGCCGTTGATTACCTGGCCGCTGGTCATTACCCGCGGGCCGAATAAAGAACGCCAGAATCTTGGCATTTACCGGATGCAGTTGATCGGCAAAAACAAGCTGATTATGCGCTGGCTGTCCCACCGTGGTGGCGCACTGGATTTTCAGGAATTCAAAGCCGCCCATCCCGGCGAAAAATTCCCCGTCTCGGTGGCACTCGGCGCTGATCCCGCGACTACGCTGGGCGCGGTCACGCCCGTACCCGATACCCTCAGTGAATATGCCTTTGCCGGGCTGCTGCGGGGTGAGAAAACGGAGTTGGTCACCAGCCTGAGCAATGACTTACAGGTGCCCGCCAACAGCGAATATATTCTCGAGGGGTATATCGACCCCGAGGAAATGGCCGACGAAGGCCCTTACGGCGATCACACCGGCTATTACAATGAAGTGGATCGTTTCCCGGTATTCACGGTAACGCACATCTCTCACCGCAAGCAGCCGATTTACCACAGCACCTACACCGGCCGTCCGCCGGATGAGCCCGCCGTACTGGGTGTGGCGCTGAACGAAGTGCTGGTGCCGCTGCTGCGCCGCCAGTTCCCGGAAATTATCGACTTCTATCTGCCGCCCGAGGGCTGTTCCTACCGCATGGCGGTGGTGACCATCAAAAAGCAGTACCCCGGCCATGCCAAACGCGTGATGTTCGGCGTGTGGTCCTTCCTGCGCCAGTTCATGTACACCAAGTTTGTGATTGTCTGCGACGACGACGTAAACGCCCGCGACTGGAACGATGTGATCTGGGCGATTACCACCCGCATGGATCCGCAGCGCGACACTGTATTGGTGGAGAACACCCCTATCGACTACCTCGACTTCGCCTCGCCGGTGTCGGGCCTCGGCTCGAAAATGGGGATGGACGCCACCAACAAGTGGCCGGGTGAAACCGAGCGTGAGTGGGGCCGCCCCATCGAAAAAGACCCGGAGGTGGTGCGCCGCGTGGATGAGATCTGGTCGGACCTCGGCCTCTGA
- a CDS encoding TolC family outer membrane protein yields MIAKRHLLSVALALATGASATSADTLLDVYELALKNDPQLKAAEATYRADLETEKLSRSALLPQVVGQAYYQDSETDAESKSTNITSGPFGGSNVTIIDQASTTDSETEHYSVSLNQAIFDLPAWFSFKAGKKVTERAEAQLAFDQQALIVRVAEAYFEVLKARENLDASMAEERAAKRQLEQTQQRFDVGLIAITDVHESRAVYDSAVAQRLGFEGSLAIARENLTTLTGAEHGKLWPLSEDFPIEPPVPADRASWVDFALKNNYQLKVTQASSDSAYQTARAKKMEHLPTISGSFSYSKEDMDGSRTFNPASTFAVPPDSSFETEALRITLEVPLFAGGGISAGRRQAYEQYNAARHNAQLTQRQVVSATRAQHIAVSTDVQTVKARKLNIVSARSALDATEAGYEVGTRNVVDVLNAQRALYAAIRDYSNARYDYVLDMLQLKQNAGTLSPADIHQLNKWLKDAPAASLKSQS; encoded by the coding sequence ATGATTGCCAAACGTCACTTACTTAGTGTTGCACTGGCGCTTGCTACGGGTGCTTCCGCCACCAGTGCGGACACCTTGCTCGACGTCTACGAACTTGCTTTAAAAAACGATCCCCAGTTAAAAGCGGCGGAAGCCACTTATCGCGCCGATCTGGAAACGGAAAAGCTGAGCCGCTCTGCGCTGCTGCCGCAGGTGGTGGGCCAGGCCTACTATCAGGATTCGGAAACGGACGCTGAGTCGAAGAGCACTAACATCACTTCTGGACCATTTGGTGGTTCGAACGTCACGATTATCGACCAAGCCTCTACCACTGACTCGGAAACCGAGCACTACTCAGTCAGTCTGAATCAGGCCATTTTTGATCTGCCTGCCTGGTTCAGCTTCAAGGCCGGTAAAAAGGTCACTGAGCGGGCCGAAGCCCAACTGGCTTTCGATCAGCAGGCGCTGATTGTGCGTGTTGCCGAGGCCTACTTCGAAGTGTTGAAGGCGCGGGAAAACCTCGATGCCTCGATGGCCGAAGAGCGTGCCGCCAAGCGCCAACTGGAGCAAACCCAGCAGCGCTTTGATGTCGGCCTGATTGCCATTACCGATGTCCACGAGTCGCGTGCCGTTTACGACAGCGCCGTGGCCCAGCGTCTGGGCTTCGAGGGGTCACTGGCGATTGCGCGCGAGAACCTAACTACGCTGACGGGTGCCGAGCACGGCAAGCTGTGGCCGCTCAGCGAAGATTTCCCCATCGAGCCGCCAGTACCCGCTGATCGTGCTTCCTGGGTGGATTTCGCGCTGAAGAATAACTACCAGCTCAAAGTTACGCAGGCGTCCTCGGATTCGGCCTACCAAACGGCCCGTGCGAAGAAAATGGAGCACCTGCCAACCATCAGCGGTAGCTTCAGCTATTCCAAAGAGGACATGGACGGCAGTCGTACATTCAATCCTGCCAGCACCTTTGCCGTTCCGCCGGATAGCTCCTTCGAAACCGAAGCCTTGCGCATTACCCTCGAAGTCCCGCTGTTTGCCGGGGGTGGTATCAGCGCCGGGCGCCGTCAGGCCTACGAGCAATACAATGCGGCGCGCCACAATGCCCAGCTGACCCAGCGTCAGGTGGTGTCGGCGACGCGCGCTCAGCACATTGCGGTGAGCACCGATGTGCAGACCGTGAAAGCCCGCAAGCTGAATATTGTGTCGGCGCGAAGCGCGCTGGACGCGACCGAAGCCGGTTATGAAGTGGGTACCCGCAACGTGGTGGATGTGCTGAATGCCCAGCGTGCGCTGTACGCGGCCATTCGTGACTACAGCAATGCGCGCTACGATTACGTGCTGGATATGCTGCAGTTGAAGCAGAATGCTGGCACCTTGAGCCCGGCAGATATCCATCAGCTGAACAAATGGCTGAAAGATGCCCCGGCAGCCAGCCTGAAATCTCAGAGCTAA
- the waaA gene encoding lipid IV(A) 3-deoxy-D-manno-octulosonic acid transferase, with the protein MPRLFYSLLLYLLVPLILLRLLYRAMRAPDYRRRVAERFGFFKPPAATGGLWVHAVSVGESIAAAPLIRHFLETHPELPVVVSCMTPTGSERIRELFGDRVFHVYAPYDLPDAVSRFLNRIQPRAAVIMETEIWPNMVCQTSARGIPVLLANARLSERSARGYQRLSGLSRPVMRAMHRIVAQGRADAERFAALGVSPDALCVSGSIKFDVSIPDALRQQALALREAMGTRPTWIAASTHDGEDGILLDAHRQLLTQFPDVLLILVPRHPERFDGVARQIEQADLRYTRRSLEGTAARDSQVLLGDTMGELLLLLGTADIAFIGGSLIPRGGHNSLEAAAWGLPVLTGPSDFNFAEISRLLQDAGAQRIVDSAQSLFDALQRLFADAEQRQQQGRHALSVVDGNRGALQTLINEVEAALQQKS; encoded by the coding sequence ATGCCGCGCCTTTTTTACAGCCTGCTCCTCTACTTACTTGTGCCGCTGATTCTGCTGCGCCTGCTTTATCGTGCCATGCGGGCGCCGGATTACCGACGCCGCGTTGCCGAGCGCTTTGGTTTTTTCAAACCACCGGCCGCCACCGGCGGCCTGTGGGTGCACGCGGTGTCGGTAGGCGAGAGCATTGCCGCTGCGCCGCTGATCCGCCACTTTCTGGAGACGCACCCCGAATTGCCGGTCGTGGTCAGCTGCATGACCCCCACCGGCTCCGAGCGCATTCGCGAGCTGTTTGGCGACCGCGTATTCCACGTTTATGCCCCCTACGATCTGCCCGATGCAGTGTCGCGCTTCCTGAACCGAATCCAGCCCCGCGCAGCCGTCATTATGGAAACCGAAATCTGGCCGAACATGGTCTGCCAGACCAGCGCCCGCGGCATTCCGGTGCTGCTGGCCAATGCGCGGCTGTCGGAGCGCTCAGCCCGCGGCTATCAGCGGCTCAGCGGCCTCAGTCGGCCAGTGATGCGGGCCATGCACCGCATCGTTGCCCAGGGACGGGCCGATGCGGAGCGCTTTGCCGCCTTGGGGGTTAGCCCGGACGCGCTGTGCGTATCCGGCAGTATCAAATTCGATGTCAGCATTCCTGACGCCCTGCGCCAACAGGCCCTTGCATTGCGCGAGGCAATGGGCACGCGCCCCACTTGGATTGCCGCCAGCACCCACGACGGTGAAGACGGCATTCTGCTGGACGCGCATCGACAACTCCTGACGCAGTTTCCCGACGTGCTGCTGATTCTTGTACCCCGCCACCCGGAACGCTTTGACGGCGTTGCCCGGCAAATTGAGCAGGCGGACTTGCGCTATACGCGACGCAGCCTTGAGGGAACCGCCGCCCGCGACAGCCAGGTACTGCTGGGCGACACCATGGGCGAGCTGTTGCTGTTGTTGGGCACCGCGGATATCGCCTTTATTGGCGGCAGCCTGATTCCGCGAGGCGGCCACAACAGCCTTGAGGCGGCAGCCTGGGGGCTGCCCGTTCTGACGGGGCCCAGCGATTTCAATTTCGCGGAAATCAGCCGTCTGCTGCAGGACGCCGGCGCACAGCGCATCGTCGACAGTGCACAGAGCCTGTTCGATGCTCTGCAACGCTTGTTTGCTGACGCCGAACAGCGCCAGCAGCAGGGCCGTCATGCACTCAGCGTGGTCGATGGCAATCGGGGGGCATTGCAGACCCTGATCAACGAGGTCGAGGCAGCGCTGCAGCAGAAAAGCTGA
- a CDS encoding methyltransferase family protein encodes MEQREPIPGWARFFLAFADLTIWKAPGAPRIRVAWAVDLHKIITLFIIYGMMQYYNNFSTATWVYLGLHGIYGYCWLIKDFGFRDHQLNQKLSLLGAINLYVFLIGWYWLTPWLMISRFIEPSGPMLFAAIAVHTLGVVLMVAADGQRHWVLKYRQQSGLITDGVYRYTRNPNYLGELMLYAAYPLLAQHWIAWVIYGYMAVYFLARMKNKDHAISRHPGWQDYKCQTGLLIPWRLLTGGALADRLKEHNQGSGEASANAK; translated from the coding sequence ATGGAACAACGCGAGCCGATCCCCGGCTGGGCGCGGTTTTTTCTCGCCTTTGCCGATCTCACCATCTGGAAAGCCCCCGGCGCGCCGCGCATTCGCGTGGCCTGGGCGGTGGATCTCCACAAGATCATCACCCTGTTTATCATTTACGGGATGATGCAGTACTACAACAACTTCAGCACCGCGACCTGGGTCTACCTCGGCCTGCACGGCATTTACGGCTACTGCTGGCTGATCAAAGATTTTGGTTTCCGCGACCATCAGCTCAACCAGAAACTCAGCCTGCTGGGCGCGATCAATCTCTATGTTTTCCTGATCGGCTGGTACTGGCTCACGCCGTGGCTGATGATCTCCCGCTTTATCGAACCCAGCGGCCCCATGCTGTTTGCCGCCATCGCCGTCCACACACTCGGCGTGGTGCTGATGGTTGCCGCCGATGGTCAGCGTCACTGGGTGCTCAAGTATCGCCAGCAGTCCGGGCTGATTACTGACGGCGTCTATCGCTACACCCGCAACCCCAATTATCTGGGCGAGCTGATGCTCTACGCCGCCTACCCGCTGCTGGCCCAGCACTGGATCGCCTGGGTGATTTACGGCTACATGGCGGTGTACTTCCTGGCGCGGATGAAAAACAAAGACCACGCCATCTCACGCCATCCCGGCTGGCAGGACTACAAATGCCAGACCGGCCTGCTGATTCCCTGGCGCCTGCTGACGGGCGGCGCATTGGCTGACCGTCTCAAAGAGCACAATCAGGGCAGCGGGGAGGCCAGCGCCAATGCAAAATGA
- the parE gene encoding DNA topoisomerase IV subunit B, producing MSQYTSQSIEVLTGLEPVRKRPGMYTDTTRPNHLAQEIIDNSVDEALAGHASQIVVTLHNDGSLSCSDDGRGMPVDIHPEMGLPGVEVILSTLHAGGKFSNDNYQFSGGLHGVGVSVVNALSTLLEVTIKRDGQVHQMRFANGEKASDLEVIDSCGKRNTGTLLRFWPDPQYFDSAKFSVRRLKHVLRAKAVLCPGLHVRFIDETGEESEEWHYEDGLPDYLASHTRDYETLPAQPFVGHFSGNTEGVDWAVQWLPEGGEPLTESYVNLIPTAQGGTHVNGLRSGLLDAMREFCEFRNLLPRGVKLSPDDIWDRCSYVLSSKLADPQFSGQTKERLSSREASAFVSGVAKDAFSLWLNQHTEEAEKLAELCISNAQSRLRKAKKVVRKKVSAGPALPGKLADCSGVESERSELFLVEGDSAGGSAKQARDRQYQAILPLRGKILNTWEVDSQQILASQEVHDISVALGVDPDSSDLSGLRYGKICILADADSDGAHIATLLCALFLRHFRPLVEQGHVFIAMPPLYRVDVGKEVFYALDNDEKQGIVDRIEAEKIRGKVSVTRFKGLGEMNPLQLRETVMDPDTRRLVRLGIEPDDDTDSLMDMLLGKKRAADRKEWLERNGDEAEVLM from the coding sequence ATGTCTCAATACACCTCACAATCTATTGAAGTTCTTACCGGTCTGGAGCCGGTGCGCAAGCGCCCCGGCATGTACACCGATACCACCAGGCCCAACCACTTGGCCCAGGAAATCATCGACAACAGCGTCGATGAGGCCCTCGCCGGACACGCCAGCCAGATCGTTGTCACCCTGCACAACGACGGCTCGCTGAGCTGCAGCGACGACGGTCGCGGTATGCCCGTGGACATCCACCCCGAAATGGGCCTGCCGGGCGTCGAGGTAATTCTCTCCACGCTGCACGCGGGGGGTAAATTCTCCAACGACAACTACCAGTTCTCCGGCGGTTTGCACGGCGTGGGGGTATCGGTGGTGAACGCCCTGTCCACCCTGCTGGAAGTGACCATCAAGCGCGACGGGCAGGTGCACCAGATGCGCTTTGCCAACGGCGAAAAGGCCTCAGATCTCGAAGTCATCGACAGCTGCGGCAAGCGCAATACCGGCACGCTGCTGCGCTTCTGGCCCGATCCGCAATACTTCGACAGCGCCAAGTTTTCAGTGCGCCGCCTCAAGCATGTGCTGCGTGCCAAAGCGGTACTGTGCCCCGGCCTGCATGTGCGCTTTATTGACGAAACCGGTGAGGAAAGCGAAGAGTGGCACTACGAAGACGGCCTGCCCGACTATCTGGCCAGTCACACCCGCGACTATGAAACCCTGCCCGCGCAGCCCTTTGTGGGCCATTTCAGCGGCAATACCGAGGGCGTGGACTGGGCCGTGCAGTGGCTGCCGGAAGGCGGCGAGCCACTGACCGAATCCTACGTCAACCTGATTCCCACCGCTCAGGGCGGCACCCACGTTAACGGGCTGCGCAGCGGCCTGCTGGACGCCATGCGCGAGTTCTGTGAATTCCGCAATCTGCTGCCCCGTGGCGTCAAACTCAGCCCAGATGACATTTGGGACCGCTGCAGCTACGTGCTGTCGTCAAAACTGGCCGACCCGCAGTTCTCCGGCCAGACCAAGGAACGCCTCAGCTCCCGCGAAGCGTCCGCCTTTGTCTCCGGCGTAGCGAAAGACGCCTTCAGCCTTTGGCTGAACCAGCATACCGAAGAAGCTGAAAAGCTGGCCGAGCTGTGCATCAGCAACGCCCAGAGCCGCCTGCGCAAAGCCAAAAAAGTAGTCCGCAAGAAGGTGTCTGCCGGCCCCGCATTGCCCGGCAAGCTGGCCGACTGTTCCGGCGTGGAAAGCGAGCGCTCAGAGCTGTTTCTGGTGGAAGGGGATTCGGCGGGCGGCTCGGCCAAGCAGGCACGGGACCGTCAGTATCAAGCCATTCTTCCCCTGCGCGGTAAAATCCTGAACACCTGGGAAGTCGACTCCCAGCAGATTCTCGCCTCGCAGGAAGTCCACGATATCTCCGTGGCACTGGGCGTCGACCCCGACTCCAGCGACCTGAGCGGCCTGCGCTACGGCAAAATCTGCATCCTCGCCGACGCCGACTCCGACGGTGCCCACATCGCCACACTGCTGTGCGCGCTGTTTTTGCGGCACTTCCGCCCGCTGGTAGAGCAGGGCCACGTGTTTATCGCCATGCCCCCGCTGTACCGTGTCGATGTGGGCAAAGAGGTGTTCTACGCACTGGATAACGACGAAAAGCAGGGCATCGTCGACCGGATTGAAGCCGAAAAAATCCGCGGCAAAGTCTCGGTTACCCGCTTCAAAGGCTTGGGCGAGATGAACCCGCTGCAACTGCGCGAGACAGTTATGGACCCGGACACCCGCCGGCTGGTGCGTCTGGGCATCGAGCCCGACGACGATACCGACAGCCTGATGGACATGCTGCTGGGTAAAAAGCGCGCCGCCGACCGCAAAGAGTGGCTGGAACGCAACGGCGATGAAGCCGAAGTACTGATGTAA
- a CDS encoding phosphodiesterase has translation MKHTQSDSDNATDLCVVQVSDCHLGREPGERLLGMDTDHSLDEVLKLVRRNHSHIDLLVMSGDLSADGDASAYQRLLPKLEGLAAQTVWLPGNHDDVPTMQRCVGTARMPSQITLGDWQFRFLNSAVPDEVGGHLADSELNAVKSLNSDQPAMIFLHHHLRPLGAAWLDEQRVDNADDLFALLDEQPSVAAVVSGHVHQQSDTRHGNQRLLTTPSTCIQFAPGSHDFALDDLNPGYRWFTLSANGDWQTGVERVSGVTFTVDRTANGYA, from the coding sequence GTGAAGCACACTCAATCAGATTCAGACAACGCTACTGACCTCTGCGTCGTGCAGGTCAGCGATTGCCATCTCGGCCGGGAGCCGGGAGAGCGCCTGCTGGGCATGGATACCGACCATAGCCTTGATGAAGTGCTGAAACTGGTGCGCCGCAACCACAGCCACATCGACCTGCTGGTCATGTCCGGCGACCTGTCTGCCGACGGCGACGCCAGTGCCTATCAGCGCCTGCTGCCCAAACTGGAAGGACTGGCCGCACAAACGGTCTGGCTACCGGGCAATCACGATGACGTCCCTACGATGCAGCGCTGCGTCGGCACAGCGCGAATGCCCTCGCAAATCACGCTGGGCGACTGGCAGTTTCGCTTCCTCAATTCGGCGGTGCCCGATGAAGTGGGCGGCCACCTCGCTGACAGCGAGCTGAATGCCGTGAAATCGCTCAACAGCGACCAGCCTGCAATGATTTTTTTGCACCACCATCTGCGCCCGCTCGGCGCCGCGTGGCTCGATGAACAGCGCGTTGATAACGCCGATGACCTGTTTGCACTTCTCGATGAACAGCCCAGCGTCGCCGCTGTCGTCTCCGGCCATGTTCATCAGCAATCCGACACACGCCATGGCAATCAGCGCTTGCTGACCACGCCCTCCACCTGTATACAATTCGCGCCGGGCAGCCACGATTTTGCCCTGGACGACCTCAACCCCGGCTACCGCTGGTTTACCCTCAGCGCCAATGGCGACTGGCAAACCGGCGTCGAGCGGGTGAGCGGTGTGACGTTTACAGTAGACAGGACAGCAAACGGCTACGCATGA
- the rho gene encoding transcription termination factor Rho: MNLTDLKTKSAQELLDIAKEIGLDNIARSRKQDIIFSILKRHAKSGEDIHGDGVLEILQDGFGFLRSADCSYLAGPDDIYVSPSQIRRFNLRTGDSIAGKIRPPKEGERYFALLKVDQVNFTKPEQSKNKVLFENLTPLFPNERLTLELGNGSTEDLTGRIIDLVAPIGKGQRGLIVAPPKAGKTLMLQNIAQSIIRNNPECYVIVLLIDERPEEVTEMQRSVGARGAEVVASTFDEPPARHVQVAEMVIEKAKRLVEHKRDVVVLLDSITRLARAYNTIVPSSGKVLTGGVDAHALERPKRFFGAARNVEEGGSLSIIATALIDTGSKMDEVIYEEFKGTGNNELHLDRKIAEKRVYPAINIRRSGTRREELLTGEEELQRMWILRKLLHGMEDTPAIEFLIDKLKDTKTNAEFFDSMKRK, encoded by the coding sequence ATGAATCTTACTGATCTGAAAACCAAGTCTGCCCAGGAACTGCTGGACATCGCCAAAGAAATTGGCCTCGACAATATCGCCCGCTCGCGCAAACAAGACATCATCTTTTCCATCCTGAAGCGCCACGCCAAAAGCGGCGAAGATATTCACGGCGATGGCGTACTGGAAATCCTGCAGGATGGCTTTGGCTTCCTGCGTAGCGCAGACTGCTCATACCTCGCTGGCCCCGATGACATCTATGTGTCGCCCAGCCAGATCCGCCGCTTCAATCTGCGCACCGGTGACAGCATTGCCGGTAAGATTCGCCCGCCCAAAGAAGGCGAGCGCTACTTCGCGCTGCTCAAGGTCGATCAGGTCAACTTCACCAAACCTGAGCAGTCCAAGAACAAGGTCCTGTTTGAAAACCTCACGCCGCTGTTCCCCAACGAGCGCCTGACGCTGGAATTGGGTAACGGCTCTACCGAAGACCTCACCGGCCGTATCATCGATCTGGTGGCGCCCATCGGCAAAGGCCAACGCGGCCTGATTGTTGCGCCGCCGAAAGCCGGTAAAACCCTGATGCTGCAGAACATCGCGCAGAGCATCATCCGCAACAACCCCGAGTGTTATGTCATCGTCCTGCTGATTGACGAACGTCCCGAAGAGGTGACGGAGATGCAGCGCTCGGTGGGGGCACGCGGTGCGGAAGTGGTGGCTTCGACCTTCGACGAACCCCCGGCGCGCCACGTACAGGTGGCGGAAATGGTCATCGAGAAGGCCAAGCGCCTCGTAGAGCATAAGCGCGACGTTGTGGTGCTGCTCGACTCCATTACCCGTCTGGCCCGTGCCTACAACACCATCGTGCCCAGCTCCGGCAAGGTACTGACCGGTGGTGTGGATGCCCACGCCCTGGAACGCCCCAAGCGTTTCTTTGGTGCCGCGCGTAACGTGGAAGAAGGCGGCAGCCTGTCGATTATCGCTACCGCGCTGATCGACACCGGCTCGAAAATGGACGAAGTCATTTACGAAGAATTCAAAGGGACGGGTAATAACGAGCTGCACCTGGATCGCAAGATCGCCGAGAAGCGCGTTTACCCGGCGATCAATATCCGCCGCTCCGGCACCCGTCGCGAAGAATTGCTGACCGGTGAGGAAGAGCTGCAACGCATGTGGATTCTGCGTAAGCTGCTGCACGGCATGGAAGACACCCCGGCGATTGAGTTCCTGATCGACAAGCTCAAGGACACCAAGACCAACGCCGAATTCTTCGATTCGATGAAACGCAAGTAA
- a CDS encoding YqiA/YcfP family alpha/beta fold hydrolase, which yields MSATVIYIHGFLSSPQSHKAQLAADYFKRHHPDIRFLVPDMPNHPAGAFARLDQLVKDELARQPDKLVLMGSSLGGFFSTVLAERYDLKAVVVNPAVRPHERGEQFLGDYHNPYTQEPFSVTQNDIDCLAELAPAQITPQRYWLMVQEGDETLDYRLAVDAYAGSKQLIEPGGDHSFVGFERHLPAIVEFLGVAG from the coding sequence ATGAGCGCGACAGTAATTTATATCCACGGTTTTCTTTCTTCTCCTCAATCCCACAAAGCGCAACTGGCCGCTGACTACTTCAAACGCCACCATCCCGACATTCGCTTTCTGGTGCCGGACATGCCCAATCATCCGGCGGGCGCCTTTGCCCGGCTCGATCAACTGGTGAAAGACGAACTCGCCCGTCAACCCGACAAACTGGTGCTTATGGGCAGCTCACTGGGCGGCTTTTTCTCCACCGTGCTGGCCGAGCGCTACGATTTGAAAGCCGTCGTGGTGAACCCCGCCGTACGTCCCCACGAGCGCGGCGAGCAGTTTCTGGGCGATTACCACAACCCCTATACCCAAGAGCCATTTTCAGTCACCCAGAACGATATTGACTGTCTGGCCGAGCTGGCCCCTGCGCAGATCACGCCGCAGCGCTACTGGCTGATGGTGCAGGAGGGTGACGAAACGCTGGATTATCGTCTGGCGGTGGACGCCTACGCGGGCAGCAAGCAACTGATTGAGCCCGGCGGCGACCACAGCTTTGTAGGCTTTGAGCGGCATTTGCCCGCAATAGTGGAATTTCTCGGCGTAGCTGGTTAA